TCAGTTTTCCACCTTTAATTAAAATCCCGGCAGTTTCGTAAAAAAAGATCGCAAAAGTTTTTCCAGTTCACTGGGTatgccgataaacattaattGGCGTTCCTGGTTTTCATGTACCCATCATGttttaatataattgttttcTTTGACTCTGCGGCGTTGAAAGCATAAGATCCCTCTTGCGTGTCCACTTCACTGACAAATGTTGACTTTCTTTTAAATTAGACCTTGGTTCATATCGCTTGACATTGAACAACACTCATAGTATTTCTGCTGACGCACTCCTTGCAATATGTAGTCACAgatatcttttttaaatgtttgacatAAAGCAATAGGATCTAAAAaagacataaaagttaaaatatttataataatttatCTCAGTTTGGAAGCGGAGCCAGAAAGTTACACATATCAAATAATGTTAGTTTCCAAGGTTTTTCTTCCTCTGTAAGACCTAGTTCTACACAGGCTGCTTGATAGGTTTAAACGAACTGGACTTTAATTGTAAAAAGGCTTTTGAAATATGTTGGACCACGAAAATATTCTAAAGGAGTTCTTAAGTGACAAATTTCCGATTGACTAATAGAACGAATGTTGTATGTTCTACTAAGAGTTGAGTCTTTCGCAATCCCAGCATGCCTTTCAACCTCTTGTGTTTCTTTTCTgcgaaaaacttgcttttttcacatacctctatttttttttttaatttctttatgacAGGATGTTTTTGAGCgatattatttaaattatatcgtttttaaatgcttaaatacggtcatcatgaagaatatttcttcaaataatttttatacattttttcctctttgtcTAATTTTTTCCTATCGAATGTTCTTTGTTCGTTATTGTTTCAATTGTTAACTTTGAATGTACGATTATTAtgcgaaattattttttgagttgagaattttctaaactaaatttgCTGAAGTTAATTTATCAGCAGATGTTTCTTATTTCGATTTTAGTCGGAATAAAAACCTTAAAGTTTTGCCCGAAATGCTTGCAAAATTACAACTCATAGAAACACGGGTTATTACCGTCTaactgcactacttgaattcaaacaCTAATTTTCCCGCAACCGTATCTCAATTATAATTCGGTAAATGTAATAAATACATAGTTTTGCCTTATCTTGGCGACATTACATAAATGTTTAGCTTTCGGCAGCTCTTATGCTGATACCATGGTTCCACTCCTTTGTATTCAGTTTGAAACGAACCTTCACTCATTTTGTAAATTGCAAAAGCGTTACAATCGGTGATTGTATTTAGGTATATAGGAATAAAACAGTATGAAATATAAACTGGTGGCGAATACACcctattggttttaaaaaaatagcataaatacatttatgtataatttatagcctatgtcactcagtatgAATGCACCTTTCACATAGTGAAAGAGATTTTTTCAAACAGTTGCAatggttctggagattacctGGATCatataaacatataaaaatccactctctctatatatataatattagtatagatatattCGAATCTAGAATAAAAAGCATAGTCCttagattttacaaaaaaaaaaaaaaaaatgaacgatgATATGAGGGGATATGATTGAAAGATATGAGGGGTGGGAAgcaagtgagggctcaagcccctcatgcaatgtaatggaaattaaatcgggactgaatatttattcattgaaatggaTACTTCATTGTATTGGAATTCACTGTAATGAGATTTTAttgttttccaatttcttggtgGCGATAAAAAAAAGTGAGCGTAAAGCATATCTGTTTGCGAAAGTTTGAAGCATTTGCAAAAGACATTTTCCATTGCTTATTTTATAGGTTTTCTGTATCTACAAGTAGTACACTGCTAAAGCTTTGACGTCGTGTTTTTTTGGGAAAACTTGCCGAAGAAAAAAAGGTTTCGGTTCTTCCCTCTGTAAAACAGTAAGCCGTTTTTTAGTAGGCGAGCCCAAAATATGTGTGTTTCAGCAACTTTTTCCTGCTGTGGGAAGAATAAGTAAGCTTCTGAGAGTACTGGGGTTACTCCAAGTGGGACAGTTGGACTAAATTTTTACTAACATTCCTTTTATGTATGCAAACTAACTATgcgaaaaaattaataaaattctgaCTTAGTGCACGAACTTTACttttgttggcaaaaaaaaaaaaaaaaattttctccgaTAGAgtctttttttgctattttttaaatgaagtacaCTTGTCACCTGCATGACACACCTTTGGACATCAGTATTAGAAGTGTTTATCTTGTCAAAAAATCCTCCGACTCTATTGTTATAAGAGGTGGTCCGCTAAGGATATCACGCTTTGAggacggaagggggggggggatagtcgCAAAGTTGCCACAGTTTATGAAAAGAGGGAGGTAGGGGTTAACAAGaaatatgataatacaaatttttttttttaattttaaagtatgattatgcaaaacagcgtgacatgtcaCAAAGAGAGGGGAGTGAGTGAGATGAGGTGCTACACTTTGTAACAAAGAGGGGAGGGATTTAAATTTGTTGGGAAAGAAAGTGTAATATTATTTGTGGATAGCctctaattttttattaaatggtacattttttttgttaagtCCTTATTGTTCTTAGCGTTAGTTGTAAACAAAAAAGAACGCTGGGTCATTTCACGGAAAATCAGACATTTATTTTTGCACGTGACATCTTTatatttaatttcgaaactaatgcttaaaatatgctcttttttttttgcttgctgaATACAATGTAcctatagggtaacggcaccattaacagacagtcgtaagtttggatttaagtaATAAGTATTTTAGGCGGATAAAACTGATGTCTCTGCCGCCCATGAATACTTGCAACcaatctagtgttatcagagtgaattttatgagccagcaggtatttacaaggcagtggtgaaaggttatgaacggccaccacgaggtctgccggtgtttcacgttaatttgaatttaataatgttttagaTCTAAAAGTGAAGAACCTTtgcacattttaaagagaaaaggggaattctgtctattactcatcctttcttcATTCCatctgttgctgggtatcatcagaatggtcggtgtctgttactggggctcggaccttttttcgaaattgatcaAATAACAATCGAGTTAAGCAATTCAAAGGATCCAGAAATGAGTcaagatgagatgtagttgcataagagaaaaatagtttaaaagtctaaatacattaaaaggctcagaaagttGAGTTAACCTGAAAGCGGTTTTTTAAGCAGTCTGTTACTGGTACCGTTACCCTATATGTTATTTCTTAGGCAGTTTTgtttctacattttgaaataaattttagctGTCACAAGCAGGACAAATTGTCTGTCCAAGGTATGGTCCTTCTAACCTTGTATAATATGATCTTCTTAAgaagatattaaatatttctttttcagttgGTTGAAAGTAAACTTTTCTATTTCAATGAGACTTATTTAAGCAAACATAGCCTCATTTATACTTTTTCAATGTTTACTTTTTAGTATTTGAGACAACttaattttgcaataaatttgttttaagtttATTCCAGCATCAAATCCTATGCTACCATTCGGATTCAAACCAATTAAAAAATCCACTCAATATTTCAGCTCAATGGCTACAGCTATCTGCAAAAAGCATTGGTGGAGGATGCAAAATCTGAAACAGCACGAAGGAAAGGTGCCCAAGAGCTCTGGATGAAAGATCGGAAGGAGGAGGAAAAAGGAAGTTTTGATCAACCAGAGGAAGATGTAGGTATTTTTGTATTAGAACTTCTTTTTCTATTCAGGGCTCACTTGAAGATTAGCAACCACATGCCTTTAAACATATAACGAAACTGGCGACTTCGATATGAAAATGACGCTGTAAAATCCAGGACCttggagtcggagggaaaatgttCGAATCTAGCTCTGACTCCATCTTCTAAAATTTTAGagagttcgactccgacttctttatcccCAAAatgagtccgactccgactctccgATACCAATTCTTACTCCATAGACATGACAGAGTTGAGGCTTCGGAGGGTAAATGATCTACTTCGACTCCtacttttggaattttaaagctttcaacTACCGAATCGGATTCCCGACTCCTTTGCCTTAAAATCAGTCGTCTGCGACTCCTACTCAGCAGCCAGGAATGCTCTTGATTACGAACTTAAGTTTTGAAAGAAGGGCTCATAATATTAATGGGAAAGTGCTCCATAAACAGACAATATTCTAGGAAGGATTTTAATGTAATTTGTGTAATTTGAAAAGCATCCATGAGACGATCAGAACTAGATCTATGATCAGAACCGGCTTTTGCAAAAAACAGTTGAAGTTCATTTCCTCAATTTGCTTTCAATAATGAAGCATATAAGGCCGCAACATGAAACTAACGTTGATATTTGTAAGAAATTTTGACCTTGTACAGTGATTTTTCAAATCTTAAAATCTTAAAAGCATGCagaggggaaaatgttatagtactaaaactaaaataaataattaaattaattttattagaatAATTTGTCAGACAATATTTCTTGAATCATGTCCAACTCTTATTAAGTAATCTGCAGACGCCCATGAACAAGTTGCTTTATGctctaattaatattttgtatatttGATACAAATATTTCTCCTCGCAGTTTTTATAGTGCACAAAATAACAGGCAAAAGTTGTCCGTCCTTATTATTAAATCTGGTGTTGATATAGAATCCACACctaagactttttttgaaaaacaattagaaaaaaaaaggtggaaaagtTTAGAAAAACAAAAGAAGGAGAAGATGAAGAATGATGGAACTAATACCTAATgctgtttttcattagttttttgaTTAGTAAGTTACAGAATGAtactttaataaaagttttttttcttttcatttgcttattcgtcttaataatttttctgtttgaaaaatcaTGTTGCGTAATTCAAGCATTCTAATTGCCGCCGAGTTAACcactctgtaaaaaataaaatctgcctAGCAATTTTTTATGCACAAAGTAACAGGCAAAAGTTGTCCCTATTATTAAATCCACACTGTTGATACAAAATCCTCAACTAAGACTCTTGTTTTAAACTGAGGGTTGAAAAGATtcaaaacacaaaaagaaaatgatgaaGAAGGATAAAATTCTCTACTAATAATTTAATTAGATATCTATAAGGTACAGGTCAACGTAGGAACTCCCTAGGAAACTGGGATTCCATAAACTCGACCAGTAACTGATGCAGCTTCTTCTCATGTATCCTTTATCTTTGACCTTACTAAGTCACTTAGGAAGCTGTATCAGTTAGTAGAAACGTTTATGGAATCCCAGATTTCCTTCtgcttctctttctttctttttttttacagtgtagagcaATTTTCAGAACTTAGGTATTCAAAAAACCCTAAGACGATGTATTTTGTGATATGATGAATTGGgtaagcaataaaataatttgtgggGAATTTTTCAGCTTTGAAATTCCACTGCGACGAAATAGAaggacagggccggatttggaagtgtggatgCCCCGGGgtaacgaaggagtggaggcccctaatcagggttcgaaaagatcatcatattttcgaaaatatccgatactttgatatatatccgcatattttgatatatatgtatatattcgatattttcgagccgtgaaagttaggatattttgtaaaaaatttattgtgggggcccctttgttgtggaggccccggggcagtagctccgcctgccctcccctaaatccggccctgagaaGGGATGTGAAGTGTCGTTTGACGAATTTAGCAtgaatttgataaaaaattacttatgaTTGGGTGCAAGTGTTAGCATTCAAAGGAGTTGTTAGCTGTAATaatttactttagtttttttgCTAATACTCTACTTGGCTCTTAAAACTTCTTAGCAGGGATAAATTTTGCTTACAATCGCACAAACCGTCTTCACATTTGCGATTGTAccaataataaaactttaaaataattataaaaagcaatgCTTTTTCTTTACTCAATAGTATGTTTCAAATACATGTCATTTTCCCTCCAGTTTACAGTAGCAAACTTTAGGAGAAAATCCTTGGTAGAAGATGCCAAAATTGATACAGCTCGAAACAAAGAAGCTCAGGAGAATTGGATAAAGGAACTGAAAAAGGATGGAACAGAAAATTTTGACCTCACAGAAGAAGAAGTAAATATAACTATGTCatattatttatgaatttattttctacatAAAGCCTTTGTCGAATTTGTGTTGCAGATTGGTATTCACGCAGGTTAATTTGTTAGAGCTGTTGAGCTTTGATTTGCACATTCCATTATGTTGGAAATAAGATACACTACTTCATGCTCCTCAATGCATCATACACTCCATATGAATAATTTGtagttattaaactagtttgtcATTTATGTCAATATT
The window above is part of the Uloborus diversus isolate 005 unplaced genomic scaffold, Udiv.v.3.1 scaffold_292, whole genome shotgun sequence genome. Proteins encoded here:
- the LOC129233254 gene encoding uncharacterized protein LOC129233254, whose protein sequence is MFEAPATLYQVASVTKELNGYSYLQKALVEDAKSETARRKGAQELWMKDRKEEEKGSFDQPEEDFTVANFRRKSLVEDAKIDTARNKEAQENWIKELKKDGTENFDLTEEEVLILSQLPNCESSDKNLTTVIFSTQDGLSSLPEILKCIEVKFDHRSLLLKSNLINFIPCRLLR